One genomic segment of Epinephelus fuscoguttatus linkage group LG19, E.fuscoguttatus.final_Chr_v1 includes these proteins:
- the si:dkey-16l2.16 gene encoding ras-related protein Rab-35, which produces MAGKDYNHLFKLLIIGDSNVGKSSLLLRFADNSFSGSYITTIGVDFKIRTVDIDGERVKLQIWDTAGQERFRTITSTYYRNTHGVIIVYDVTNPESFVNVKRWLNEISQNCDNVCKILVGNKNDDPARKQVDTQDAMRFGESVGVRVFETSAKENINVEEMFMAFTHMVLRAKKQSQNRAEREREREKDTVNINAQRDRDRRKRGKKCC; this is translated from the exons ATGGCGGGGAAGGACTACAATCATCTCTTTAAGCTGCTCATCATTGGAGACTCCA ATGTGGGGAAAAGCAGCCTTCTGCTCCGCTTTGCAGACAACTCCTTCTCTG GCAGCTACATCACCACCATCGGTGTGGACTTTAAGATCCGAACAGTTGACATCGATGGAGAGCGGGTTAAACTGCAGATCTGGGACACAGCGGGGCAGGAGAGATTTAGAACCATCACATCTAC CTACTACAGAAACACCCACGGTGTCATTATTGTTTACGACGTGACAAATCCAGAGTCATTTGTAAATGTTAAGAGGTGGTTAAATGAAATCTCCCAGAACTGTGACAACGTCTGCAAGATCCTGG TGGGAAACAAAAATGACGACCCTGCCAGAAAACAGGTGGATACCCAGGATGCTATGCGTTTTGGGGAGTCGGTGGGAGTTCGGGTGTTCGAGACCAGTGCCAAAGAGAACATAAACGTAGAAGAg ATGTTCATGGCCTTTACCCACATGGTGCTGCGGGCCAAGAAGCAGAGCCAGAACAGAGCCGAGAGGGAACGAGAGCGAGAGAAGGACACTGTCAACATCAACGCCCAGAGAGACCGAGACcgaagaaagagagggaagaaaTGCTGCTGA